The following proteins are co-located in the Euzebyales bacterium genome:
- the htpX gene encoding zinc metalloprotease HtpX, with protein sequence MARTRFPADAGLTSRMALVMFLLGALFVAVFVGVLVYAQSVVLALLIGGGLLAAQYFGSDKIAMASMRAREVSAEQAPKLHGIIDRLCALADMPKPRVAMADTPIPNAFATGRNEQHAVVCVTTGLMQRLDESEVESVLAHELSHIAHRDVMVMTIAGFLGMVAGLVLRFAYYSSLFGGGRRRDDQGVPVVLVVMVGSVIVYAISFLLTRALSRYRELSADRAAAVLTGRPSTLASALTKVSGQMASIPTRDLRSAEPVSSLLFAPALSRKAKGGPSLSAIFSTHPPLEQRLDQLARIEADMGRSA encoded by the coding sequence ATGGCCCGTACCCGTTTTCCCGCTGACGCCGGCCTCACCAGCCGGATGGCCTTGGTGATGTTCCTGCTCGGCGCGCTGTTCGTAGCAGTGTTCGTCGGCGTGCTCGTCTACGCGCAGAGCGTGGTGCTGGCACTGCTGATCGGGGGAGGCCTGCTTGCCGCCCAGTACTTCGGCAGCGACAAGATCGCTATGGCCTCGATGCGCGCCCGCGAGGTGTCGGCCGAGCAGGCACCAAAGCTGCACGGCATCATCGACCGGCTGTGCGCGCTGGCCGACATGCCCAAGCCGCGCGTGGCGATGGCCGACACGCCGATCCCCAACGCGTTCGCGACAGGGCGCAACGAACAGCACGCCGTGGTCTGCGTGACCACCGGACTGATGCAGCGGCTCGACGAGTCCGAGGTCGAGTCGGTACTGGCCCACGAGCTCAGCCACATCGCCCATCGTGACGTGATGGTCATGACCATCGCCGGGTTCCTCGGCATGGTCGCCGGCCTTGTGCTGCGTTTCGCCTACTACTCCAGCCTCTTCGGCGGTGGTCGCCGGCGCGACGACCAGGGCGTGCCGGTCGTTCTGGTGGTCATGGTCGGCTCGGTCATCGTGTATGCCATAAGCTTCCTGCTCACCCGTGCGCTTTCGCGCTACCGGGAGCTGTCGGCCGACCGCGCCGCAGCGGTGCTGACCGGCCGCCCGTCGACGCTCGCGTCGGCGTTGACCAAGGTGAGCGGGCAGATGGCGAGCATCCCGACACGGGACCTGCGTTCGGCTGAACCGGTCAGCTCGCTGCTGTTCGCACCGGCGTTGTCGCGCAAGGCCAAGGGTGGCCCGAGCCTGTCGGCGATCTTCTCCACCCACCCGCCGCTGGAGCAGCGTCTGGACCAGCTCGCGAGGATCGAGGCCGACATGGGCAGGTCGGCCTGA
- a CDS encoding PspA/IM30 family protein, with amino-acid sequence MGLMKRLSDVFRAKANKALDRAEDPRETLDYSYERQLEMLQQVRRGVADVATSRKRVELQAQQLQQKGAKLQDQARQALEAGREDIAREALSRRQALTAQLQDLKGQHEQLQAEETKLSQAASRLQAKVDAFRTRKETIKATYTAAEAQTKVGEALGGISEEMSDVGLAMQRAEDKTLQMQSRAGAIDELMASGALDDLSASSDPIQAELDKIAATSDVDDELEAMRAQLGSGSSSFELGRGDTGEQPEKERDR; translated from the coding sequence ATGGGGTTGATGAAGCGTCTCTCGGACGTCTTCCGGGCCAAGGCGAACAAAGCCCTGGACAGGGCCGAGGATCCACGGGAAACCCTCGACTACTCATACGAGCGTCAACTCGAGATGCTGCAGCAGGTCCGTCGCGGCGTCGCCGACGTCGCGACGTCGCGGAAGCGAGTCGAGCTGCAGGCCCAGCAGTTGCAGCAGAAGGGCGCCAAGCTGCAAGATCAGGCGCGTCAGGCGCTGGAAGCCGGACGTGAGGACATCGCCCGAGAGGCACTGTCCCGCCGTCAGGCGCTCACCGCCCAGTTGCAGGACCTGAAAGGCCAGCACGAGCAGTTGCAGGCCGAGGAGACCAAGCTGAGCCAGGCGGCCAGCCGTCTGCAGGCCAAGGTCGACGCCTTCCGCACCCGCAAGGAGACCATCAAGGCGACGTACACGGCCGCAGAGGCCCAGACCAAGGTCGGCGAGGCGCTCGGGGGCATCAGCGAAGAGATGAGCGACGTCGGTCTGGCGATGCAGCGCGCCGAGGACAAGACATTGCAGATGCAGTCGCGCGCCGGTGCGATCGACGAGCTGATGGCGTCAGGCGCGTTGGACGACCTGTCGGCATCGTCTGATCCGATCCAGGCGGAGCTCGACAAGATCGCCGCCACGTCCGACGTCGACGACGAGCTCGAGGCGATGAGGGCTCAACTCGGCAGCGGCTCGTCCTCGTTCGAACTGGGCCGGGGAGACACTGGCGAGCAGCCCGAGAAGGAGCGTGACCGATGA